A genomic window from Lycium barbarum isolate Lr01 chromosome 4, ASM1917538v2, whole genome shotgun sequence includes:
- the LOC132638548 gene encoding uncharacterized protein LOC132638548, whose amino-acid sequence MADEEEPFVNKKVLVRSASHMYDELRSFRTWFKWMCVDQSDRWSACLSWFVFSLLAVAVPWLSHYLLACGNCDGKHSRAYDRVVQLSLSCVAALSFLCLSRFNKKYGLRRFLFLDKLCDESETVRTCYTEQLNRSMKILFIFVIPCFLAESTYKIWWYTSGGTQIPFLGNVVVSNTVACILELTSWLYRTVVFFLVCVLFRLICYLQILRLQDFAQVLFHVDSDVESVLREHLRIRRHLRIISHRYRVFILWALIFITASLFASLLMTTRPNADLHIYKSGELALCSVSLLAGLMILLRSATRITHKAQAITCLAAKWHACATIDSYNWAESTPPAAHHEVDCSNDFPPSSNGSSDAEDFGDEEDELDNTKFVPSYAYSTISFQKRQALVTYFENNRAGVTIFGFMLDRTSLHTIFGIELTLMLWLLGKTVGVS is encoded by the exons ATGGCGGATGAGGAAGAGCCTTTCGTAAATAAAAAAGTATTAGTCCGAAGCGCTTCACACATGTACGATGAATTGAGGAGTTTCAGGACGTGGTTCAAGTGGATGTGTGTGGATCAATCGGACCGTTGGTCTGCTTGTTTGTCTTGGTTTGTGTTCAGTTTGTTAGCAGTTGCCGTGCCATGGCTCTCTCATTACCTTTTGGCTTGTGGAAATTGTGATGGTAAACATAGTAGGGCTTACGACAGAGTTGTTCAGTTGTCGCTAAGCTGTGTTGCTGCTTTGTCGTTTCTTTGTCTTTCGAGATTTAATAAGAAATACGGGCTTCGGAGGTTCCTGTTTCTTGACAAGCTTTGTGATGAGAGCGAGACTGTCAGAACATGCTACACGGAACAGCTCAAT AGATCAATGAAGATACTGTTCATTTTTGTGATTCCATGTTTTCTCGCTGAAAGCACATACAAGATTTGGTGGTACACCTCAGGTGGAACCCAAATCCCCTTCTTGGGCAACGTCGTTGTCAGCAATACTGTAGCCTGCATTCTGGAGCTAACCTCCTGGCTCTACAGGACGGTCGTGTTCTTCTTAGTTTGTGTCCTTTTCCGCTTGATCTGTTACCTTCAGATTCTCCGACTACAAGATTTCGCTCAGGTACTCTTCCATGTGGATTCTGATGTCGAATCTGTGTTGAGAGAGCACCTCAGGATTAGGAGGCACTTGCGAATTATTAGCCATAGGTACCGCGTGTTCATCTTGTGGGCATTGATATTTATCACAGCGAGTCTTTTTGCTTCGCTTCTCATGACTACGCGCCCGAATGCAGATCTTCATATCTATAAGAGTGGTGAACTTGCG CTATGCTCCGTCAGCCTTCTTGCTGGGCTGATGATACTGTTGCGAAGTGCAACCAGAATTACCCACAAGGCACAAGCCATAACATGCCTCGCTGCAAAATGGCATGCGTGCGCGACAATAGACTCTTATAATTGGGCTGAAAGTACTCCTCCAGCAGCTCATCATGAAGTAGATTGCAGCAACGATTTTCCTCCGAGTTCTAACGGATCATCTGATGCAGAGGATTTTGGAGATGAAGAGGATGAATTGGATAATACAAAATTTGTCCCCTCCTATGCCTATAGTACAATTTCCTTCCAAAAAAGACAGGCTCTAG TGACATATTTTGAGAACAATAGAGCTGGAGTTACAATATTTGGGTTCATGCTAGACAGAACTTCTCTTCACACCATTTTTGGGATAGAGCTCACACTCATGCTCTGGTTGCTTGGAAAAACCGTTGGCGTTTCTTGA